Proteins encoded by one window of Castor canadensis chromosome 2, mCasCan1.hap1v2, whole genome shotgun sequence:
- the Tmem218 gene encoding transmembrane protein 218, translating into MAGTVLGVGAGVFVLALLWVLVLLLCVLLSRASGIARFSVIFVFLGALIITSVLLLFPRASELPTPEVEIKIVDAFFIGRYVLLAFVIAVFLGGLFLVLTHHVLEPIYAKPLRSY; encoded by the exons ATGGCTGGCACAGTACTGGGAGTGGGTGCTGGTGTGTTCGTCCTCGCCCTGCTCTGGGTATTGGTGCTGCTGCTGTGTGTGCTGTTATCCAGAGCCTCCGGGATAGCTAG GTTCTCTGTCATTTTTGTATTCCTCGGTGCTCTGATCATCACGTCAGTTCTGTTACTTTTCCCCCGAGCCAGTGAACTCCCAACCCCAGAGGTCGAAATAAAG ATTGTGGATGCCTTTTTCATTGGCCGCTATGTCCTGCTGGCTTTTGTCATCGCTGTCTTCCTTGGAGGCCTCTTCTTGGTTCTAACTCATCATGTCCTGGAGCCAATCTATGCCAAACCACTGCGGTCCTACTGA